In one Candidatus Planktophila vernalis genomic region, the following are encoded:
- a CDS encoding Gfo/Idh/MocA family protein encodes MKSELRYGIIGAGSMGREHIENIKVMGGAVVSAISDPHKPSQEAALAMAPGAKVFSDHRALIDSGLVDAIIVATPNDTHAAVLKDCLASDIAVFVEKPLATTVEDLKSILAWDEKRSAMTWMGLEYRFMPPVAEAIARAKEGEAGKIHQVTIREHREPFYPKVDNWNRFAERTGGTLVEKCCHYFNLMDLVVGEQPVRIFASGGQSVNHLDEKYDGKQADMLDNAYVVLEYANGARGMLDLCMFGEGSFDKEILTIVGDEGKIESFLPSQVVRASRRETIGKLSGWKQGASRGSGSEQKIVHNYDVKYMGHHYGASYIEHTKFRDAILNSTPAEVTLKDGVTSVVTGLAAHKSIKEGRVVEIKELWG; translated from the coding sequence ATGAAAAGCGAGCTTCGGTACGGAATTATCGGTGCAGGCAGCATGGGCCGTGAGCATATTGAGAACATCAAGGTCATGGGCGGGGCGGTAGTTAGCGCTATCAGCGATCCCCATAAGCCATCTCAAGAGGCCGCCCTTGCTATGGCCCCGGGTGCCAAAGTATTCAGCGATCACCGAGCCCTGATCGATTCTGGTCTAGTCGATGCAATCATCGTTGCAACGCCCAATGACACACATGCAGCCGTACTTAAGGATTGCCTTGCAAGTGACATTGCTGTCTTTGTCGAAAAGCCTCTTGCAACAACAGTTGAAGATTTGAAATCTATTTTGGCCTGGGATGAGAAGCGAAGTGCAATGACATGGATGGGTCTTGAATACCGTTTCATGCCCCCAGTTGCTGAAGCTATTGCCCGTGCAAAAGAAGGTGAAGCCGGAAAAATTCACCAAGTAACCATTCGAGAGCACCGCGAACCGTTCTATCCAAAAGTGGATAACTGGAATCGTTTTGCCGAACGCACTGGCGGAACTTTGGTTGAAAAATGTTGTCACTACTTCAATTTGATGGACCTTGTTGTCGGCGAACAACCTGTTCGAATTTTTGCTTCCGGTGGCCAGAGCGTTAACCATTTGGATGAAAAGTACGATGGTAAGCAAGCAGATATGTTGGATAACGCCTATGTAGTTCTTGAGTATGCAAACGGTGCTCGCGGAATGTTAGATCTTTGTATGTTTGGCGAAGGCTCATTTGATAAAGAGATCCTCACAATAGTTGGCGATGAAGGAAAGATTGAATCCTTCTTACCTTCTCAAGTTGTCCGCGCTTCACGTCGTGAAACTATTGGAAAGCTCTCTGGTTGGAAGCAAGGAGCTAGTCGTGGAAGCGGGAGTGAGCAGAAGATTGTTCATAACTATGATGTGAAATACATGGGCCACCACTACGGTGCTTCTTATATTGAACACACTAAGTTCCGTGATGCGATTTTGAACTCAACTCCAGCGGAAGTAACGCTTAAAGATGGTGTAACAAGCGTGGTTACAGGCCTTGCTGCTCATAAGAGCATAAAAGAGGGCAGAGTTGTTGAAATTAAAGAGCTGTGGGGTTAA
- a CDS encoding UxaA family hydrolase — MAITPPQFLLHHDGDNVAVAMTDLQPGTLQGRSVKEGTESTAVLNHAIPLGHKFALADLAEGDSIIKYGIKVGLASAAIKKGDYIHTHNMRSYRWEASRA; from the coding sequence ATGGCAATAACACCACCGCAGTTCCTGCTTCACCATGATGGCGACAACGTTGCTGTTGCGATGACAGATCTGCAACCTGGAACCCTTCAAGGGCGTTCGGTAAAGGAAGGAACTGAGAGCACCGCGGTGTTAAATCACGCGATTCCTCTCGGACACAAATTTGCGCTCGCAGATCTTGCTGAGGGTGACTCAATTATTAAGTACGGCATCAAGGTCGGACTTGCATCAGCTGCCATTAAAAAGGGCGATTACATTCACACACACAACATGAGGAGTTATCGATGGGAAGCAAGCCGCGCTTAA
- a CDS encoding UxaA family hydrolase — MGSKPRLTGYRRENGTMGIRNHVIILPLDDLSNAAAEAVAKVIPGTLALPHAFGRLQFGEDLQLTFDTLIGTGVNANVAAVVVIGIEPKWTQRVADGIAKTGKPVAAFSIEGKGDLQVIQEASRVAAMFLQDASGLVRTEAEMGDMIMSIKCGESDTTSGLGSCPTTSEAVDRWVEAGGTVFFGETSELTGGEHLIAERCIDAATRDLFQLTYDNYIKVIEATGANLLGSQPTQGNIAGGLTTIEEKALGNIAKTGSVPVVGVLKPAEMPSASKPGLYFMDSSSAAAECVTLMAAGGAVIHLFPTGQGNVIGNPIVPVLKLTANIKTAKSMSEHIDLDVSGVLRYEYDMTKAGDMMMDVIYDTVNGRLCKAEVMGHREFTFTKLYISA; from the coding sequence ATGGGAAGCAAGCCGCGCTTAACTGGATACCGCCGCGAAAACGGCACTATGGGTATCCGCAATCACGTCATTATTTTGCCTCTCGATGACCTTTCAAATGCAGCTGCAGAAGCTGTAGCAAAAGTTATTCCAGGCACACTAGCTCTACCTCACGCATTTGGTCGTCTGCAGTTTGGTGAAGATCTTCAGTTAACTTTTGACACACTTATTGGAACTGGCGTTAACGCAAACGTTGCAGCAGTCGTTGTTATTGGTATTGAGCCAAAATGGACACAACGTGTTGCAGATGGAATTGCGAAGACTGGAAAGCCAGTTGCAGCATTTTCAATTGAAGGCAAGGGTGATCTACAAGTTATTCAAGAAGCTAGCCGCGTTGCAGCAATGTTCTTACAAGATGCATCTGGTCTTGTTCGCACTGAAGCTGAAATGGGCGACATGATCATGTCAATCAAGTGCGGAGAGTCAGACACAACTTCTGGTCTTGGCTCTTGCCCAACAACATCTGAGGCAGTTGACCGTTGGGTTGAAGCTGGTGGAACTGTTTTCTTTGGAGAAACATCAGAGCTAACTGGTGGCGAGCACCTCATTGCAGAGCGTTGCATTGATGCTGCTACACGTGACCTCTTCCAGCTCACATATGACAACTACATCAAGGTTATTGAAGCAACCGGTGCAAACCTTCTTGGCTCACAGCCAACACAAGGAAATATTGCTGGTGGCCTTACTACTATTGAAGAGAAGGCACTTGGAAACATTGCAAAAACTGGCTCTGTGCCAGTTGTGGGTGTTCTCAAGCCCGCCGAAATGCCAAGTGCATCAAAGCCTGGTTTGTACTTCATGGATTCATCATCTGCTGCAGCAGAGTGCGTAACTCTGATGGCTGCAGGTGGCGCTGTAATCCACTTGTTCCCAACAGGACAAGGAAACGTTATTGGTAACCCAATCGTTCCGGTATTGAAGTTAACTGCAAATATCAAGACTGCAAAGTCAATGTCTGAGCACATCGATCTTGATGTTTCTGGAGTCCTTCGCTACGAATACGACATGACTAAGGCTGGCGACATGATGATGGATGTCATTTATGACACTGTTAATGGTCGTCTATGCAAGGCTGAAGTTATGGGCCACCGCGAATTCACATTCACAAAGTTGTATATCTCTGCATAA
- a CDS encoding NAD(P)-dependent oxidoreductase, with protein MILISEDVWGTPFQKLEGSFPIIRNDDLWNDPEKLKASLKDATALVVRNRTKVTAEIIAAAPKLKVIARAGVGLDNIDIKAADAAGVVVVAGLGANAVSVGELTLGLALALLRNIPGHDVATRDGGWVRTPGRELSGLTWGLLGCGATGVATAKLIQGFNCNVLGYDPYAKNLAGIELTTFEDVLKRSDVVSIHMPSTPETNGTINAQTIGLMKSDAIIVNVGRGEVINEADLIAALKAKTIAGAALDVRAQEPPSKGEMEAISNLILTPHVAGITKESQLRINQILTSNIELVLNSKPATHAVGALKESSN; from the coding sequence ATGATTCTCATCTCTGAAGATGTATGGGGAACTCCCTTCCAAAAGCTGGAAGGGAGTTTTCCCATTATTCGAAATGATGATTTGTGGAATGACCCTGAAAAACTCAAAGCTTCTCTTAAAGATGCAACAGCACTAGTAGTTCGTAATCGCACAAAGGTAACTGCTGAAATCATCGCAGCTGCTCCAAAACTAAAGGTGATTGCTAGAGCAGGTGTTGGATTAGACAATATTGATATTAAAGCTGCAGATGCTGCAGGTGTAGTTGTGGTTGCAGGACTTGGTGCAAACGCTGTTAGCGTCGGCGAGTTAACTCTTGGCTTAGCACTTGCATTACTTCGAAACATTCCAGGTCATGATGTTGCAACTCGTGATGGGGGTTGGGTGCGAACACCTGGCCGTGAACTCTCAGGTCTGACATGGGGTTTATTGGGTTGCGGTGCTACAGGAGTTGCAACAGCAAAACTGATTCAAGGTTTTAACTGCAACGTTCTTGGATATGACCCATATGCAAAAAACCTTGCTGGAATTGAATTAACTACTTTTGAAGATGTGTTAAAGCGCAGCGATGTAGTCAGTATTCATATGCCTTCAACACCTGAGACAAATGGAACAATCAACGCTCAGACCATTGGATTGATGAAGTCCGATGCAATCATCGTAAATGTTGGTCGTGGGGAAGTTATTAATGAAGCAGATCTCATCGCTGCCTTAAAAGCAAAAACTATTGCTGGGGCAGCACTTGATGTTCGTGCCCAAGAGCCACCTAGTAAAGGTGAAATGGAAGCTATTTCTAACTTGATCCTGACTCCACACGTGGCTGGCATTACCAAGGAAAGTCAGCTTCGAATCAATCAGATTTTGACCTCTAACATTGAATTAGTTCTAAACTCAAAGCCAGCTACACATGCTGTTGGTGCATTAAAGGAAAGTAGTAACTAA
- a CDS encoding Ldh family oxidoreductase, whose protein sequence is MPTLNVGSAIATATSLLEAAGVPKEEAVTTARCIVASDRWGIGSHGLMRLPFYLSRLQAGGINPKAELKIVTDLPSLVVFDGDDGLGHWQLQKASEIASERAMVNGIAAVGVGRSNHCGALGIYVWPMINRGLVGIAFSTGPAVMPPWGGNQPLLSTSPIAAGIPTNPPTVVDLATSAVARGKIQAKAQAGAELEPGWAFTKDGAPTTDAKEALAGMLAPLGGVKGYAIAVLVESLTGMLIGPTLAKNIPDMFAASQDALPQQISHFVIAIDASKLSVDGSNDRTKEFAQEVNAAGGRLPGSNRVNPENLNNGDEITITDQVSEQLSTWSTKLGI, encoded by the coding sequence ATGCCTACGTTAAACGTTGGTTCTGCAATTGCTACGGCTACATCTTTATTGGAAGCAGCTGGCGTTCCCAAAGAAGAAGCAGTAACAACTGCTCGTTGTATTGTTGCAAGTGATCGATGGGGAATTGGCAGCCATGGATTGATGCGCCTTCCTTTTTATCTCTCTCGTTTACAAGCAGGTGGAATCAATCCAAAGGCAGAGTTAAAGATTGTTACAGATTTGCCAAGCTTGGTTGTCTTTGATGGTGATGATGGATTGGGCCATTGGCAGTTACAAAAAGCATCTGAAATTGCATCTGAGCGCGCAATGGTCAATGGAATAGCTGCCGTTGGTGTTGGGCGTTCTAATCACTGCGGTGCTCTAGGTATTTATGTCTGGCCAATGATTAACCGTGGTCTAGTTGGTATTGCATTTAGTACAGGTCCTGCAGTTATGCCACCGTGGGGTGGTAATCAACCATTGCTTTCAACTTCTCCCATTGCTGCCGGTATTCCAACCAATCCACCCACTGTTGTTGATTTAGCAACGAGTGCAGTTGCTCGCGGAAAGATTCAGGCAAAAGCACAAGCAGGTGCAGAACTTGAACCTGGGTGGGCTTTTACAAAAGATGGTGCGCCAACAACAGATGCCAAGGAAGCCTTAGCTGGAATGCTTGCACCTTTAGGTGGCGTTAAAGGTTATGCGATTGCAGTTCTTGTTGAATCGTTAACTGGAATGTTGATTGGGCCAACTTTGGCTAAGAATATTCCTGACATGTTTGCAGCTAGCCAGGATGCACTACCTCAACAGATTTCACATTTTGTCATTGCAATTGATGCTTCAAAGTTATCTGTCGATGGAAGCAACGATAGAACTAAAGAGTTTGCTCAAGAAGTTAATGCGGCCGGAGGCCGGCTTCCAGGTTCTAATCGTGTGAACCCTGAGAATCTCAATAACGGTGATGAAATAACAATTACTGATCAAGTCTCAGAGCAGTTGAGTACCTGGTCCACAAAGCTCGGGATCTAA
- a CDS encoding YeiH family protein: protein MTKTLPGLGLIAAVVAVAFQINSFQPAISPLALCVGFGFLIANFATWPTFAAAGTALSSKKLMRIGVALLGAQVSVVSLKAIGIEGVITVILVVSITIFGILGLSKLFKMSGDLGLLIGVGFGVCGATAVAAIRPQTRATEEETSYAIALISLCGTLSIFVLPFLGNLMGLSDETFGAWAGAAVHDVGQVIATASVWSDDAVKSAIVIKLSRVCLLAPIVLILTLRHRKYLKAQGQSAQESAKVPLIPFFVLGFIAVAIIQNVFEIPTGIHDAIVLTSKLLLGAGLVALGTGVRWRAIRAIGARPMVMGLIAWALVAGVALVAVRVTGL, encoded by the coding sequence ATGACTAAAACACTTCCAGGCCTTGGCTTAATTGCAGCGGTAGTTGCTGTTGCATTTCAGATAAATAGTTTTCAACCTGCAATCAGCCCCTTAGCACTTTGTGTTGGATTTGGATTCCTGATTGCAAATTTTGCTACATGGCCCACCTTTGCCGCAGCTGGTACGGCATTATCCAGCAAGAAATTAATGCGCATTGGTGTTGCACTCCTAGGTGCCCAAGTCAGTGTTGTTTCACTCAAGGCCATTGGCATAGAAGGTGTCATCACGGTTATTTTGGTAGTTAGCATCACAATTTTTGGAATCTTAGGACTTTCTAAATTATTCAAAATGAGTGGGGATTTAGGTCTGCTTATTGGTGTTGGATTCGGTGTTTGTGGTGCAACTGCTGTTGCAGCAATTCGACCTCAAACTCGTGCGACCGAAGAAGAAACCTCTTATGCAATTGCCCTAATTTCATTGTGTGGAACTCTCTCAATTTTTGTTTTGCCATTCCTTGGAAACTTAATGGGATTAAGTGATGAAACATTTGGTGCCTGGGCTGGTGCTGCAGTACATGATGTTGGTCAAGTTATTGCAACAGCCTCTGTTTGGAGTGATGATGCAGTTAAGTCTGCAATCGTCATAAAGCTCTCACGTGTGTGTTTACTTGCACCAATTGTTTTGATTCTTACACTTCGTCATCGCAAATATCTAAAGGCTCAAGGTCAAAGCGCTCAAGAGTCAGCGAAAGTCCCACTTATTCCATTTTTCGTTTTAGGTTTCATTGCAGTAGCAATCATTCAAAATGTTTTTGAGATTCCAACAGGAATTCATGATGCAATCGTGCTCACTAGCAAGCTCTTACTCGGTGCTGGATTAGTTGCACTTGGTACAGGAGTGCGTTGGAGGGCAATTCGCGCGATCGGTGCACGCCCAATGGTTATGGGCCTGATTGCTTGGGCGTTGGTGGCTGGTGTTGCCCTGGTTGCTGTTCGTGTTACAGGGCTATAA
- a CDS encoding ABC transporter substrate-binding protein: MSDVNNGISRRSVLKGAAIGGAGLVAGGSLLAGCGKKQVTGDVHFTIRGNLSDAGAKIAIAANDAYTAKTGNKVISQAVNSDDFQNNFVQILQGTPDDAFGWMAGWRTNARADAGLLADVSEQVKALGSSLSAAAIQGATNPSDGKQYIIPTTYYPWGLHYRKSTMQELGLNPESIATWDDLIKLCEATQKKGLVGYALGDKGGWEAMGTFDILNMRLNGYQFHIDLLNGKEQWTDAKVVEVFNHMGELIPFMNKNVLDISWDGMRDLLLQKKCGAMMMGSWFANDFLAKSQEDYDDLWIVPFPEINPEHGIDSIDAPLDGISVAANGKNVEGGADLAGFLGSKEGIDAAVAAGDTSIYISSDFDTSTYDAFNKQKLAVLGAAKNIGFFLDRDTRGDFAGPVVGPAIQSFLKNPKDLTKILESTQAQWDALPAL, from the coding sequence ATGTCAGATGTAAACAATGGCATTTCCCGTCGTTCAGTACTTAAGGGTGCTGCAATCGGTGGAGCTGGACTAGTTGCTGGTGGATCACTTCTTGCTGGTTGTGGAAAGAAGCAAGTCACTGGAGATGTTCACTTCACAATTCGTGGAAATCTAAGTGATGCTGGTGCAAAGATTGCGATCGCAGCAAACGATGCTTACACAGCAAAGACTGGCAACAAAGTTATTTCACAGGCAGTTAACTCAGATGACTTCCAGAATAACTTCGTTCAGATTTTGCAAGGAACACCAGATGATGCATTTGGTTGGATGGCCGGATGGCGCACCAATGCACGTGCTGATGCTGGACTACTAGCTGATGTTTCAGAGCAGGTAAAGGCTCTTGGAAGTTCACTTTCAGCTGCTGCAATCCAAGGTGCAACAAATCCTTCAGATGGCAAGCAGTACATCATTCCTACTACTTACTACCCATGGGGACTCCACTACCGTAAGTCAACAATGCAGGAATTGGGTCTTAACCCAGAGAGCATTGCAACATGGGATGACCTAATTAAATTGTGTGAAGCTACACAGAAGAAGGGTCTAGTTGGTTACGCACTTGGCGACAAGGGCGGCTGGGAAGCAATGGGAACATTCGATATTCTCAACATGCGTCTTAACGGATACCAATTCCACATTGACTTGCTTAACGGCAAAGAGCAGTGGACAGATGCCAAGGTTGTAGAAGTCTTCAACCACATGGGCGAATTGATTCCATTCATGAACAAGAACGTTCTTGATATCTCATGGGATGGCATGCGCGATCTTCTACTACAGAAGAAGTGCGGCGCCATGATGATGGGTTCATGGTTTGCTAACGACTTCCTAGCGAAGTCACAAGAAGACTATGACGATCTATGGATCGTTCCATTCCCAGAAATCAATCCAGAGCACGGTATTGACTCAATCGATGCACCACTTGACGGTATTTCAGTTGCCGCAAATGGTAAGAACGTCGAAGGCGGAGCAGACCTTGCAGGATTCTTGGGATCAAAGGAAGGTATTGATGCAGCAGTTGCCGCTGGAGATACAAGTATCTACATCAGCAGCGACTTCGATACATCTACATACGATGCATTCAACAAGCAGAAGCTTGCAGTTCTTGGCGCAGCTAAGAACATCGGCTTCTTCCTTGACCGCGATACTCGCGGTGACTTTGCAGGTCCAGTTGTTGGTCCAGCAATTCAGAGCTTCCTTAAGAATCCAAAAGATCTCACAAAGATTCTTGAAAGCACTCAAGCACAATGGGATGCACTTCCTGCACTTTAA
- a CDS encoding carbohydrate ABC transporter permease, which translates to MKTAAANKKVRSRRSLSRNDRFTLSTFVGIPTLLQVVFLWGPTLITVVLSFTYWNGINVGDIKWAGFANYKNIFFGSPVFYDALKNNVVWLLWFTFIATPLGILLAYQFDRKIKGHQIYETIFYIPVVLSLAIIGIIWNFMLQPGGFVQGVMGRDIGNAISIWGNYDINSYVIMALASWRHIGYIMLLYLAGLKAFDSSLREASAIDGATEWQTFRKIIFPTMRPVNVIILVITIIDSLRAFDLVYIIYGTSTAWPLLNILAFQNFAGQGISMKGAAYSVIALVLCVVPILVYLRNVFKEDLQ; encoded by the coding sequence ATGAAAACGGCGGCTGCGAACAAGAAAGTTCGCAGCCGCCGTTCTCTTTCCCGTAACGATCGTTTTACTCTCAGTACATTCGTAGGTATCCCTACTTTATTGCAGGTAGTTTTCTTATGGGGACCCACACTCATCACAGTTGTTCTCTCTTTTACTTACTGGAACGGCATTAATGTCGGTGACATTAAATGGGCCGGTTTTGCAAACTATAAAAACATATTTTTCGGTTCTCCAGTTTTCTATGATGCGCTAAAGAACAACGTCGTCTGGTTACTGTGGTTCACATTCATTGCAACACCACTTGGTATTTTGTTGGCTTACCAATTTGATCGCAAAATTAAGGGTCACCAGATTTATGAAACTATTTTCTATATCCCTGTAGTTCTCTCCCTAGCTATTATCGGAATTATCTGGAACTTCATGCTCCAGCCTGGTGGCTTTGTGCAAGGTGTGATGGGTAGAGATATTGGAAACGCTATTTCTATCTGGGGTAACTACGACATTAATAGCTATGTGATTATGGCTTTGGCCTCCTGGCGCCATATTGGTTACATCATGTTGCTTTATTTAGCTGGCTTAAAGGCCTTTGATTCATCACTTCGGGAAGCATCTGCAATCGATGGTGCGACAGAGTGGCAGACCTTTAGAAAAATCATTTTTCCTACGATGCGCCCAGTTAATGTGATCATCTTGGTAATCACAATTATCGATTCCCTGCGTGCTTTTGACCTTGTTTACATTATTTATGGCACATCAACGGCCTGGCCATTGCTCAATATTTTGGCTTTCCAGAACTTTGCCGGACAGGGTATTTCAATGAAGGGTGCGGCGTATTCAGTTATTGCCCTTGTGCTCTGCGTTGTGCCAATCCTTGTTTATCTGCGCAATGTCTTTAAGGAGGACCTCCAGTGA
- a CDS encoding carbohydrate ABC transporter permease: protein MSATIVQNKEYKNKQKVKDNFISAIIGFFAFVWIFPILWTLWTSLRPYNDIISYGVFSWPRHLNLDNYFQAFRVMGLTKYFLNTLYVMVPSVILILFLGSLIAFVVSRYSFRFNLTLLLFFTAGNMLPTIATYIPVFWLYIKIGDFFGNRSLLYNNYFGIILIHVAFQVGFATFVLSSYMKTVPKEISESAILDGCSVFRHYWNVMLPLLRPPLAALGVLMSCWIYNDFFWALILMSEDSKRPVTSALRQLQGQYVTDFNLLAAGASIVAAPTIILFLVLRKQFVSGLTLGATKG from the coding sequence GTGAGTGCAACCATCGTCCAAAATAAAGAGTACAAGAATAAGCAAAAGGTTAAAGATAACTTCATCTCTGCCATTATCGGCTTCTTCGCTTTTGTCTGGATTTTTCCAATCCTTTGGACACTCTGGACTTCACTTCGTCCTTATAACGACATTATTTCCTACGGTGTTTTCTCTTGGCCACGCCATTTAAACCTAGATAACTATTTCCAAGCTTTTCGAGTTATGGGTCTAACGAAATACTTCTTGAATACTCTCTATGTGATGGTACCTAGCGTTATTTTGATCTTATTCTTAGGCTCACTCATTGCCTTCGTAGTATCACGCTACTCATTTAGATTTAATCTCACTCTTCTACTTTTCTTTACTGCTGGCAATATGTTGCCAACTATTGCAACATATATTCCAGTTTTCTGGCTATACATCAAGATCGGTGATTTTTTCGGAAACCGTTCATTGCTCTATAACAACTATTTTGGCATCATTCTTATCCACGTAGCATTCCAAGTTGGTTTTGCTACCTTCGTTCTCTCTTCATATATGAAGACTGTTCCAAAGGAAATTTCAGAGTCCGCAATTCTCGATGGCTGTTCAGTCTTTAGGCACTATTGGAACGTTATGTTGCCGTTGCTTCGCCCACCTCTAGCAGCCCTTGGTGTGTTAATGAGTTGCTGGATTTATAACGACTTCTTTTGGGCGCTGATTTTGATGTCTGAGGATTCCAAGCGTCCAGTGACTTCTGCTCTGCGACAGCTGCAGGGACAGTATGTAACAGACTTTAATTTGCTTGCCGCAGGCGCCAGCATTGTTGCTGCGCCAACGATTATCTTGTTCCTTGTTTTACGTAAGCAGTTTGTTTCAGGCTTAACTCTAGGCGCAACTAAGGGATAA
- a CDS encoding quinone oxidoreductase family protein: protein MKAIQITAFGGPESMHLVDLAEPVPGPGQEVIEVTSIGINYADTHQTENSYLSPQKLPLVPGIEVVGIANGRRVLAPVDGGGYAQKALAHSAAMIEIPNGVSDEQALCMLVQGSTAWHILKTVGHLQKGESVVIHAAAGGVGTIAIQLAKMWGAKVIAVASSESKRALAKSLGADVVIDADQDKLKDAILEANGGKPVNLVLEMVGGKTFDVSLDVLAPFGRLVTFGMASRTAPTPIHPGVLMGGTKTVVGFWLAHCFGKKELLNDVITELFSLVIEGKLKPVIGATFGLSQATAAHQAMLARETTGKITLNPAL, encoded by the coding sequence ATGAAGGCAATACAAATCACCGCATTTGGCGGTCCAGAATCCATGCACTTAGTTGATCTAGCCGAACCAGTTCCTGGTCCTGGCCAAGAGGTAATAGAAGTAACCTCAATCGGAATTAACTATGCCGATACACACCAAACTGAAAACTCTTATCTATCTCCACAAAAACTTCCACTAGTTCCAGGTATTGAAGTTGTTGGTATTGCTAATGGCCGTCGTGTGCTCGCACCTGTTGATGGTGGGGGATATGCACAAAAAGCATTAGCCCACTCAGCTGCAATGATTGAGATTCCAAATGGAGTAAGTGATGAACAAGCGTTATGTATGTTGGTGCAAGGTTCAACCGCTTGGCACATCTTAAAAACTGTTGGCCACCTACAAAAAGGTGAAAGCGTAGTTATCCATGCTGCAGCTGGTGGCGTTGGAACTATTGCAATTCAATTGGCAAAGATGTGGGGAGCAAAAGTAATTGCAGTTGCCTCAAGTGAGAGCAAACGAGCACTTGCTAAATCACTTGGTGCTGACGTTGTTATTGATGCAGATCAAGACAAACTTAAAGATGCGATTCTTGAGGCCAATGGCGGAAAGCCGGTTAACTTAGTTCTTGAGATGGTTGGCGGTAAAACTTTTGATGTCAGCCTTGATGTGTTGGCACCATTTGGTCGCTTAGTTACTTTCGGAATGGCTTCACGAACTGCGCCAACACCGATTCATCCAGGTGTGTTAATGGGTGGAACAAAGACCGTAGTGGGATTTTGGTTGGCGCATTGCTTTGGTAAGAAAGAACTTCTTAACGATGTAATTACTGAACTATTTTCATTAGTAATTGAAGGAAAATTAAAGCCAGTAATCGGTGCAACATTTGGCTTAAGTCAGGCCACTGCTGCTCACCAAGCAATGTTGGCCCGCGAAACAACTGGCAAAATCACGCTAAATCCAGCCCTATAA
- the rpmG gene encoding 50S ribosomal protein L33 translates to MASKSADVRPKITMACVDCKERNYITKKNRRNDPDRMELKKFCPRCKSSTLHRETR, encoded by the coding sequence ATGGCAAGCAAGAGCGCGGACGTACGTCCAAAGATCACCATGGCATGCGTTGATTGCAAAGAGCGCAACTACATTACAAAGAAGAACCGCCGCAACGATCCAGACCGCATGGAACTTAAGAAGTTCTGTCCACGTTGCAAGTCTTCAACTCTTCACCGCGAAACTCGCTAA
- a CDS encoding FAS1-like dehydratase domain-containing protein has product MINPDSVGRTFKGVEEVTVTQSQIDAFADVIGETDTSVAPPTFSIRISLSQYESILTQPEIGVDWTRLVHGDQKFEIFRPIVAGDVFTCSATIETLRVAAGNEIVSVRSDLHNGSELVVTSWSTLVVRG; this is encoded by the coding sequence ATGATCAATCCCGATTCGGTCGGGCGCACCTTCAAGGGTGTGGAAGAAGTTACGGTCACACAATCACAAATTGATGCCTTTGCTGACGTTATTGGCGAAACAGATACAAGCGTTGCACCGCCAACTTTTTCTATTCGCATTTCTCTCTCCCAATATGAATCAATCCTGACTCAACCTGAAATCGGCGTTGACTGGACACGGTTAGTTCATGGAGATCAAAAATTTGAAATCTTCCGCCCCATAGTTGCAGGCGATGTCTTCACATGTTCTGCAACGATTGAAACGCTCAGAGTTGCAGCTGGAAATGAAATTGTCTCTGTGCGATCTGATCTACATAACGGCTCTGAACTAGTGGTTACTTCCTGGTCAACGTTGGTGGTGCGCGGATGA
- a CDS encoding MaoC/PaaZ C-terminal domain-containing protein, with protein sequence MIEVGMTLPEKVFYIDRALLKAYADASGDQNPIHQNEEFALSVGLPNVISHGMLTMALAGKYVTEWAGGSANVREFSARFIKPVIVPAGEKVDLTVVATVTEVDGNTVKLDITATSAGVKVLGMAKAVVVK encoded by the coding sequence ATGATTGAAGTTGGAATGACACTGCCAGAAAAGGTTTTCTATATTGATCGCGCTTTGCTTAAGGCATATGCAGATGCAAGTGGAGATCAAAACCCAATCCACCAAAATGAAGAATTTGCGCTCTCTGTTGGCCTTCCTAATGTTATTTCTCATGGCATGCTCACCATGGCCCTTGCTGGGAAATATGTAACAGAGTGGGCAGGTGGAAGCGCCAATGTGCGTGAGTTCTCAGCTCGCTTTATTAAGCCAGTGATAGTTCCAGCGGGAGAAAAGGTTGATTTAACTGTTGTTGCAACGGTTACTGAAGTTGATGGCAACACAGTCAAACTAGATATCACTGCAACTTCTGCCGGGGTAAAAGTCCTAGGAATGGCAAAGGCCGTAGTAGTTAAATGA